The Eremothecium gossypii ATCC 10895 chromosome IV, complete sequence genome contains a region encoding:
- the OAF1 gene encoding oleate-activated transcription factor OAF1 (Syntenic homolog of Saccharomyces cerevisiae YAL051W (OAF1) and YOR363C (PIP2); Tandem gene triplication in this genome), whose protein sequence is MVKLEDMSSGQLSEESPDRKYVSKRNRISFVCQACRKSKTKCDREKPRCSRCAKNNVKCVYDIEKQRAPRVPSKDATIKRLTQELEYWKNKAARYMELEESGELSPRKRPKSMASDPSATELGLSEEYSSPSVGADALRADEIRINFYELSPQLLIKDSMKRDVKASCELSQIRQDKFLSIFLSSVFASASKNALIHSIPSDDASPYSDRAKRKQNALSLRDCMFQFATNSKDREQIVQFTERIVQGGVVEENRTGLYIRMFTSTLCKNYVEDRCPREGSYSGTLQELIIEVEAFLPPLEIIHTYMLHFYKYVYPIIPFLEMGIFESALANLLVEDPLHDGRTKLNIGRENIRNKVENIAILLMVLKLSYVSMSFPNTSPGLEDANITETELECLNSYPISDKAVALSQKAIATVNLFNWTNENCIACLLYFWAFFVFAPQDGDFCLGQPTEVILSLVNAMASNIGLHRDPSKYEQLNDPSVTDPRIRNYRRKLWICIFIVCRYEAALKGKYPQSMKDYTNSFLSAESPKNYMQLVLGDMQDPDPYTEMIHSLTYKRYQLLMMISELDEISIRTHVSLPLSRIETLLDNIQNLLDTELHADLINIDQESEFLDLNLWSGRKDMVDAVKIKKLIFFQAYMTTRLTTIRTVINLMLYFERLTYESNKEYMQYFQKYFIRMVKETVSFVDTVLSQLEYRANDSYLYFMKYTVDKVIQISVPTVLLSILSIILRMVHSEYLLQKMLQSGEMIGIEDVHTTKQKLELISSIKDNTIEILENLCTAVTRKLGFKYFSVFQMQVFFDYCSQIMKKGEVLNIFSRITQLTYHPRIRKGIYQGFGVDVDRKDTILNFLNDATFIKQTNVEQLRKIKELSSTLAQASSNTPQQNANVVNSKYQVDSSPISADHPTMTECENLPFPVVYDSQSILNVPTNNHETTQPFGSDFPTFASNQLDPLVSFDDLDLLDYEFLFGNGN, encoded by the coding sequence ATGGTCAAGCTAGAGGATATGAGTAGTGGGCAGCTGTCCGAAGAGTCACCGGATCGTAAGTACGTTTCGAAACGAAACCGGATTTCATTCGTGTGCCAAGCATGCAGGAAGAGTAAGACCAAATGTGATCGAGAGAAACCCCGGTGCAGCCGGTGCGCGAAGAACAATGTCAAGTGCGTGTATGACATCGAGAAACAGCGAGCGCCGCGCGTGCCCAGCAAGGATGCGACGATCAAGCGGTTGACACAAGAGCTGGAATATTGGAAGAATAAGGCGGCGAGATACatggagctggaggagagCGGTGAACTGTCTCCGCGCAAGCGGCCGAAGAGCATGGCGAGCGATCCGAGCGCAACGGAGCTGGGTCTGAGTGAGGAGTACTCGTCGCCATCTGTCGGAGCCGATGCGCTCCGTGCAGATGAGATCCGCATAAACTTCTACGAACTgtcgccgcagctgctgatCAAGGACTCAATGAAGCGGGACGTGAAGGCGTCATGCGAGCTATCACAGATCCGGCAGGACAAGTTTTTGTCGATCTTTTTATCGTCTGTGTTTGCCAGTGCGTCGAAAAACGCGCTGATTCACTCCATCCCGTCAGACGATGCGTCGCCCTACTCGGATCGGGCGAAGAGGAAGCAGAATGCGCTCTCGCTGCGCGATTGCATGTTCCAGTTTGCGACGAACAGCAAGGATCGCGAGCAAATTGTGCAGTTCACTGAGCGCATCGTGCAGGGCGGGGTGGTCGAGGAAAATCGCACGGGTCTTTACATTCGAATGTTTACGAGCACATTATGCAAAAACTATGTGGAGGACCGCTGTCCGCGTGAGGGATCATACTCTGGCACGTTGCAAGAGCTTATTATTGAAGTTGAGGCTTTCCTGCCACCGCTGGAGATCATCCATACCTATATGCTGCATTTCTACAAGTATGTTTACCCTATCATTCCCTTTCTCGAGATGGGTATCTTCGAATCCGCCTTAGCCAATCTATTAGTCGAAGACCCCCTACACGACGGAAGAACAAAACTGAATATTGGTCGCGAGAACATACGCAACAAGGTCGAGAACATAGCAATACTACTTATGGTGCTTAAGCTCTCATATGTTTCCATGAGTTTTCCAAACACATCACCCGGGTTGGAAGATGCAAACATTACCGAAACGGAACTGGAATGCTTGAATTCCTATCCAATATCTGACAAAGCCGTGGCTTTATCGCAGAAGGCTATAGCAACCGTCAACCTTTTCAACTGGACCAATGAGAACTGCATTGCATGTCTTTTGTACTTTTGGGCTTTTTTTGTATTTGCACCGCAAGACGGCGATTTTTGTTTAGGTCAGCCTACAGAGGTTATTTTGAGTTTGGTCAATGCTATGGCAAGTAATATTGGTTTACACCGCGATCCTTCCAAATATGAGCAGCTGAATGACCCGTCTGTGACCGATCCCCGTATAAGGAACTATCGGAGGAAGCTGTGGATATGTATCTTCATTGTCTGCAGATATGAAGCAGCGCTAAAGGGTAAATATCCCCAGTCTATGAAGGACTACACGAATTCCTTTTTGAGTGCAGAATCTCCGAAAAACTACATGCAGCTAGTGTTGGGGGATATGCAAGATCCTGACCCATATACGGAAATGATACATTCACTGACGTACAAAAGGTATCAACTACTCATGATGATATCTGAACTTGATGAGATTTCAATCCGTACGCACGTGAGCCTCCCGCTTTCGCGCATCGAGACCCTACTTGACAATATCCAGAATTTACTTGACACTGAACTGCATGCGGACTTAATAAACATTGATCAGGAGTCCGAATTCTTGGACTTGAACCTATGGAGTGGTCGGAAAGATATGGTGGATGCTGTCAAGATTAAGAAGTTGATATTTTTTCAGGCGTATATGACAACACGTCTGACGACGATAAGAACGGTCATAAACTTGATGTTATATTTCGAGCGACTAACTTATGAATCCAACAAGGAGTATATGCAATACTTCCAGAAATATTTCATAAGAATGGTCAAGGAGACTGTCTCTTTTGTTGATACTGTTTTGTCTCAGCTGGAATATCGTGCTAACGATTCTTATCTGTACTTTATGAAGTATACTGTCGACAAGGTTATCCAAATCAGTGTTCCAACTGTCCTTCTGTCTATTTTGTCGATTATACTTCGTATGGTTCACTCTGAGTATCTCCTGCAGAAAATGTTACAAAGTGGCGAAATGATAGGAATCGAGGATGTTCATACCACGAAGCAAAAATTGGAGTTGATCTCCAGTATAAAAGATAATACAATTGAGATACTTGAGAATTTGTGTACTGCGGTGACCCGAAAGCTAGGCTTCAAGTACTTCTCAGTCTTCCAGATGCAGGTCTTCTTCGACTATTGTAGTCAGATTATGAAGAAAGGAGAAGTTTTGAATATATTTTCCAGAATTACACAGCTGACGTATCACCCCAGGATTAGGAAGGGCATTTACCAAGGATTTGGAGTTGACGTTGACAGAAAAGACACCATTTTGAACTTTCTAAATGATGCCACGTTCATCAAACAAACCAATGTTGAACAACTCCGGAAAataaaggaactatcaagTACTCTTGCTCAGGCTTCAAGCAATACTCCCCAGCAAAATGCTAATGTAGTGAATTCAAAATACCAAGTAGATTCCTCACCGATATCCGCCGATCATCCTACAATGACAGAGTGCGAAAATCTTCCGTTCCCAGTTGTATATGACAGTCAATCGATTTTAAATGTTCCAACGAACAACCATGAGACTACTCAGCCATTTGGTAGTGACTTTCCCACATTCGCAAGCAACCAATTGGATCCTCTGGTCTCATTTGATGATCTAGATCTGCTCGATTACGAATTTTTATTTGGAAATGGCAACTAG
- a CDS encoding Zn(II)2Cys6 transcription factor (Syntenic homolog of Saccharomyces cerevisiae YAL051W (OAF1) and YOR363C (PIP2); Tandem gene triplication in this genome), translated as MSSIPTSGSVLKPNTHKRKLSYVCIPCRKCKTKCDKLKPTCSRCAELGLYCGYDIEKQLTEDPSDKIQKLEGLERELEYWKEKTRELELLEARGIRRDSAKLRTVVNIASGISGNDFETEVDELSFNCYVNNVFRVEPERTWFKGRRLAFLLANRMLDRYMTPLFDDILQEVDAAIARDKSVNPLSPDEESVQYAVLERELFVESQLPDYMPSIRHFIECLRKNQEKQEVTRTGLLYAIALNSMDSVCIEDINLQQRYSTNLQEILEQCEKVLPSYEAIEFYKVNFYKHVYPLVPVLEIPILEECLAEILEEGPNGRVRLMFGKYRLRHKLINLAILLVMLIISQQNVAGASAETTSMLQRPENQLSKELVFLSQMCVAHLDVTHQPEEQHMTCLLLLWYVSVLDPEFRSETLLQEEADALLSLILNMGMELGLGRDPEEYYQFRDMLVHKSLINYRRKLGICIMPLVLYHSEFTSLSPTNILDFAVFENIVETSADAVSAYLDRVAADMVQQSAFELEVHRVTCLRHIVSKWIEKLNKLNKCSSSSMKLCEVEQCTAKVLAFINSNFPLNNVSAGPSPAACMLDLGYRKVDIDWPAHMSIAALVYHIACRAILVQLELSLACCIERTSKAFSGYLARAYQRRILNATATVFTIFNICAHHHTLLKSVPPTHSHRSAASHVVHVAADYCAYAVLSLYVRFEHAVYFLGVRLAYPAADMQLPVAQDNATLGLLSRITDLYSEIANHYYEFVENGLSTAFYSTFKNWLLLRRFFTLKKSGLTLHGCQPDASHTQPGIPPFAYSLEDIAALLATYTACHEDLAHLLEKTWFTLLHSRIAYIPPAFPSSQDKPSVADTPPSSAPAPGLRPHGFDSDTMC; from the coding sequence ATGAGTTCAATACCCACGAGTGGATCTGTGCTGAAGCCCAATACGCATAAGAGAAAACTGTCCTATGTATGTATACCTTGCAGAAAATGTAAGACTAAATGTGACAAGCTTAAGCCGACATGCAGCAGATGTGCAGAGTTGGGTCTGTATTGTGGTTACGACATCGAGAAACAATTAACAGAAGATCCCAGTGACAAGATACAGAAACTCGAAGGTCTCGAGAGGGAGTTGGAGTACTGGAAGGAAAAGACCAGGGAGCTGGAACTTCTGGAAGCCCGGGGAATACGGCGTGATTCAGCCAAATTGCGGACGGTTGTAAACATAGCGTCTGGAATATCCGGAAACGACTTCGAGACTGAGGTGGACGAGTTGAGTTTCAACTGCTATGTGAACAATGTGTTCCGTGTCGAGCCGGAGCGCACCTGGTTCAAAGGACGCAGGCTGGCATTCCTGCTGGCGAATAGGATGCTTGACAGGTATATGACACCGTTGTTTGATGATATCCTCCAGGAAGTTGATGCAGCAATTGCGCGAGACAAAAGCGTCAACCCCCTCAGCCCCGATGAGGAGTCCGTACAGTATGCAGTACTCGAGCGCGAGCTATTTGTGGAGTCACAGCTGCCAGACTACATGCCTAGTATCCGTCACTTCATCGAATGTCTGCGCAAAAATCAAGAGAAACAAGAAGTGACGAGGACAGGCCTTCTATACGCGATTGCACTCAATTCTATGGATTCCGTATGTATAGAGGATATTAACCTTCAGCAGCGCTATTCAACCAATTTACAGGAAATATTAGAGCAGTGTGAGAAGGTCCTACCGTCTTATGAAGCCATCGAATTTTATAAAGTTAATTTTTACAAGCATGTCTATCCACTTGTGCCAGTCTTGGAAATCCCGATCTTGGAAGAATGCCTAGCCGAGATATTGGAGGAGGGTCCCAATGGCAGGGTACGCCTGATGTTTGGGAAATATCGGCTACGTCACAAGCTCATCAACCTTGCGATTTTGTTGGTGATGTTGATAATATCTCAGCAAAATGTTGCCGGTGCGTCAGCGGAAACAACTTCAATGCTCCAAAGGCCGGAAAACCAACTCTCAAAAGAGCTGGTCTTTTTGTCACAGATGTGTGTGGCACACCTGGATGTGACCCATCAGCCGGAGGAACAACATATGACCTGCTTGCTTCTGCTTTGGTATGTGTCAGTGCTCGACCCGGAGTTTCGTAGCGAAACATTACTGCAGGAGGAAGCCGACGCGCTGCTCAGCCTTATACTCAACATGGGCATGGAACTCGGGCTTGGAAGAGACCCAGAAGAATACTACCAATTTCGCGACATGTTGGTGCACAAGAGCCTAATTAATTACAGAAGAAAGCTGGGCATATGCATCATGCCCTTGGTGCTGTATCACAGCGAATTCACTTCCCTTTCCCCCACCAACATCCTCGACTTCGCAGTATTCGAAAACATAGTAGAGACAAGCGCGGATGCGGTCTCCGCGTACTTAGACCGTGTGGCGGCAGACATGGTGCAACAAAGTGCATTCGAGCTTGAGGTGCACCGAGTGACGTGCTTACGCCACATTGTGTCAAAGTGGATAGAAAAACTCAACAAGCTTAACAAATGCAGCAGTTCTTCCATGAAACTCTGCGAAGTGGAACAGTGCACTGCGAAGGTACTCGCCTTTATCAATTCCAACTTCCCTCTGAACAACGTCAGCGCGGGCCCCAGCCCGGCAGCCTGCATGCTCGATCTTGGCTACCGCAAAGTTGACATCGACTGGCCTGCGCACATGTCCATCGCCGCTCTTGTTTACCACATTGCTTGCCGTGCTATACTGGTGCAGCTCGAGCTTTCCCTAGCCTGCTGCATCGAGCGCACCTCCAAGGCCTTCTCTGGCTATCTTGCGCGGGCTTATCAACGCCGCATCCTCAACGCCACAGCAACCGTCTTCACTATCTTCAACATCTGCGCGCATCACCACACCCTCCTCAAGTCCGTGCCGCCCACGCACAGTCACCGCAGCGCCGCTAGCCATGTCGTCCACGTTGCCGCTGACTACTGCGCGTACGCCGTGCTCTCGCTCTACGTGCGCTTCGAGCACGCCGTATACTTCCTCGGCGTCCGCCTGGCCTACCCCGCGGCAGATATGCAGCTACCGGTTGCACAGGACAATGCTACGCTCGGTCTGCTCTCGCGCATTACAGACCTCTACAGCGAGATCGCAAACCACTACTATGAGTTTGTCGAGAACGGCCTCAGCACCGCCTTCTACTCCACCTTCAAGAACTGGCTGCTCCTTCGCCGCTTCTTCACCCTCAAGAAGTCCGGTCTGACCCTCCACGGCTGCCAACCCGATGCCTCTCATACCCAGCCCGGAATCCCCCCCTTCGCTTACTCGCTTGAGGACATCGCGGCCCTTCTTGCTACATATACCGCCTGTCACGAGGACCTCGCCCATCTGCTCGAGAAGACCTGGTTCACCCTGCTCCACTCCCGCATCGCCTACATCCCACCCGCCTTTCCCTCTTCGCAAGACAAGCCCTCTGTCGCGGACACTCCCCCATCTAGCGCCCCGGCCCCCGGCCTGCGCCCACACGGCTTCGATTCCGACACCATGTGCTAG
- a CDS encoding Zn(II)2Cys6 transcription factor domain-containing protein (Syntenic homolog of Saccharomyces cerevisiae YAL051W (OAF1) and YOR363C (PIP2); Tandem gene triplication in this genome) encodes MDAEGSWRRVRPGSSRRDEGVSGKVTKTKGRRNKLSFVCQSCRRSKTKCDKVKPSCTRCVKNGSVCVYDVETQTKPKSRSKDSRIQQLQREIEYWKSKARGHTLHGRTADAGGTDPVIDFHHAFPMMIVEGQCKHEIRPSSALSYMGKDVYLFLFWSSASPQIGAEATRARIERAARASQTPNAAKFLARLLHSKTRTSSRYTVGQFRAICMKYNFFEDTCRSETEYSELLLSVKQQFEAQLPVFPVIRAYLRYFYREVYPVVPFMDISLFEEVLRELILPDISDESRVQVNFGVSDIRKKVVHLCLVACILGITRASIELASAGGNNPTDPILVSHLRRQTSNQIFGLVGYVLRLLNLIHWVDEYTTLTHLYVYTYSLVTPELTATEVTDPVDSSPLLICWFANVLGISKYPDDSELLRLKDSRILSLRRKLWLGISLLCNYEQRIQEKRVQYTPFDVGSLVFSETEFPQSRDAAIWTSLQRAYSNDPLEYNIQLTLYQKYKDYLVGSVLNLAYTKPSEVHVRLSDITQALDETRQMAHEILMLAKPTQQLHYVLEGLTDINVDFTKSYNSHKYQARILLLVTCVLTTSTLYLYFENQLMHTRDEDAARHYTVFFKDAIRDVLETTFFLSEYLEGKVNILGGSHFLICHIVENAMIRCFQVLFGVILRLYHAEEVLHKQLAAAFNALGDLEDRLSMIRRLKTLTKQTLTVFHELVSKRLRWTLFSCLKRLITFDLALDMMKEEKVMELVHAPNIERLTHWGLDSDLETMEGINVVIKADQRYLSELHQIFVDLRVQDFISAHGSTA; translated from the coding sequence ATGGACGCCGAGGGAAGCTGGCGTAGGGTTAGGCCGGGATCATCACGGAGAGATGAAGGCGTGTCGGGCAAGGTAACGAAGACCAAGGGCCGCCGCAATAAGCTGTCGTTCGTGTGCCAGTCGTGTCGCAGGTCCAAGACCAAGTGCGACAAGGTCAAGCCATCATGCACGCGATGTGTGAAAAACGGATCTGTGTGCGTGTATGACGTGGAGACACAAACGAAGCCCAAGTCGCGCAGCAAGGATTCGCGTATCCAGCAGTTGCAGCGTGAGATCGAGTATTGGAAATCCAAGGCGCGGGGGCACACACTGCATGGTCGGACGGCAGACGCGGGGGGTACAGACCCGGTGATAGACTTCCATCATGCGTTTCCGATGATGATAGTGGAGGGGCAATGCAAGCACGAGATTCGGCCTTCTTCGGCGCTGTCCTACATGGGCAAGGATGTATATCTGTTCCTCTTCTGGTCGTCGGCGTCCCCGCAGATCGGCGCTGAAGCCACGCGGGCGCGCATCGAGCGtgccgcgcgcgcgtcgCAGACTCCCAACGCAGCCAAGTTCTTAGCTCGCCTACTCCATAGCAAGACGCGTACCTCGTCGCGGTACACTGTGGGCCAGTTCCGCGCCATATGCATGAAGTACAACTTCTTCGAGGACACGTGCCGCTCTGAGACAGAGTACtcggagctgctgctgtcggTCAAACAGCAGTTTGAAGCACAACTTCCAGTTTTTCCAGTAATCCGCGCATATCTACGTTATTTCTACCGCGAGGTGTACCCGGTTGTGCCGTTTATGGACATCTCTCTGTTCGAAGAGGTTTTGCGCGAATTGATCCTGCCTGATATAAGCGATGAGTCTCGGGTCCAGGTGAATTTCGGTGTATCGGACATACGAAAAAAGGTGGTCCATCTCTGCCTAGTGGCATGTATACTCGGCATAACACGCGCATCGATAGAATTGGCAAGTGCGGGAGGCAATAATCCTACTGATCCAATTTTAGTATCACACCTTCGCAGACAAACAAGTAACCAGATCTTTGGTCTAGTTGGCTATGTGCTTCGCCTGCTAAATCTCATTCACTGGGTTGATGAGTACACGACCCTCACGCACCTGTACGTGTATACATACTCTCTGGTGACGCCCGAGCTAACGGCGACAGAAGTGACGGATCCAGTGGACTCCAGCCCGCTGCTTATATGTTGGTTCGCCAATGTCCTAGGGATCTCGAAGTACCCGGACGACAGCGAGCTCCTAAGATTGAAAGATTCAAGGATACTGAGCCTGCGCCGCAAACTCTGGTTAGGCATCTCACTGCTGTGCAATTATGAGCAACGGATCCAGGAGAAACGCGTGCAGTATACGCCGTTCGATGTGGGTTCTCTTGTCTTCTCCGAAACTGAGTTCCCGCAATCTCGCGATGCAGCTATCTGGACTAGTCTCCAACGAGCTTATTCTAATGATCCGCTTGAATACAATATCCAGCTGACGCTATATCAGAAGTACAAGGACTATCTTGTCGGCTCTGTCCTTAACCTGGCTTACACTAAACCCAGTGAAGTGCATGTGCGGTTGTCGGATATTACTCAAGCACTGGACGAAACACGACAGATGGCGCATGAAATTCTCATGCTTGCAAAGCCTACTCAGCAGTTACATTATGTGCTGGAGGGCCTGACGGATATAAATGTGGATTTCACCAAATCTTATAATTCGCACAAATATCAGGCCCGCATTTTGCTTCTTGTGACGTGTGTGCTCACAACGTCGACGCTTTACTTATATTTTGAGAACCAATTGATGCATACTCGGGACGAAGATGCTGCCCGACACTATACTGTCTTTTTTAAGGATGCCATTCGCGACGTGCTGGAAACGACCTTTTTTTTATCGGAGTACTTGGAAGGCAAAGTGAACATCCTCGGCGGAAGCCACTTTCTCATCTGCCATATTGTGgagaacgcgatgattcgCTGCTTCCAGGTGCTTTTTGGCGTGATTCTGCGTCTATACCATGCCGAGGAGGTATTGCATAAGCAGCTTGCCGCAGCCTTCAACGCATTGGGAGATCTGGAAGATCGCCTATCCATGATTCGTCGTCTGAAAACCCTTACAAAGCAGACGCTCACCGTTTTCCATGAGCTCGTCTCAAAGCGCCTCCGCTGGACCCTTTTCTCTTGCTTAAAACGTCTAATCACTTTCGATCTCGCGCTGGACATGATGAAGGAGGAGAAAGTGATGGAGCTTGTTCATGCTCCAAACATTGAAAGGCTCACGCATTGGGGTCTTGATTCTGACCTTGAGACGATGGAGGGTATCAATGTCGTTATCAAGGCTGATCAGAGGTACCTCTCCGAGCTGCACCAAATCTTTGTCGACCTGCGAGTGCAGGACTTCATATCTGCACATGGCTCAACCGCCTAA
- the AIM2 gene encoding protein AIM2 (Syntenic homolog of Saccharomyces cerevisiae YAL049C (AIM2)), with protein sequence MSSCCVQGARHEGDSAGRLREVYGLETYEVGAGTRVIVVLTDIYGHRFKNVQLIADQLAEAGYRVLVPDILQGDAVERLDGSVNFGEWLERHGPAVTGKLVAEYMQRVREGGASFVGVTGYCFGAKYAVQQIGPDGHADACAVAHPSFLELEEVARVRKPILISAAETDQHFPAETRWAAEKELAGICATYQIDLFSGVVHGFAVRGDLADEAVRYAMGKVVGDQICWMGRFAK encoded by the coding sequence ATGTCGAGCTGCTGTGTACAAGGAGCGCGCCACGAAGGCGACAGCGCAGGTAGACTGCGCGAAGTGTACGGATTAGAGACATACGAGGTGGGTGCAGGGACACGGGTGATCGTGGTGCTAACGGATATATACGGGCACCGCTTTAAAAACGTGCAGTTAATCGCGGACCAGCTAGCCGAGGCAGGTTACCGCGTTCTTGTACCGGATATCCTACAGGGCGATGCAGTCGAGCGGTTGGATGGGAGCGTGAACTTCGGAGAGTGGCTGGAGAGGCACGGCCCGGCGGTAACGGGGAAGTTAGTAGCCGAGTACATGCAGCGGGTGCGCGAGGGAGGTGCCAGTTTCGTCGGCGTGACGGGATACTGTTTCGGTGCGAAGTACGCCGTGCAACAAATTGGGCCGGATGGGCATGCGGACGCATGTGCGGTCGCGCACCCGTCGTTTCTTGAACTGGAAGAGGTAGCACGGGTGCGGAAGCCGATACTGATCTCGGCTGCGGAGACCGATCAGCATTTTCCTGCGGAGACGCGGTGGGCGGCGGAGAAGGAGTTGGCCGGGATTTGCGCCACCTATCAGATCGACTTGTTCAGCGGCGTTGTGCACGGCTTCGCTGTGCGTGGCGATCTGGCTGACGAGGCCGTGCGTTACGCGATGGGCAAGGTTGTGGGCGACCAGATTTGCTGGATGGGGCGCTTCGCTAAGTGA